In Primulina huaijiensis isolate GDHJ02 chromosome 6, ASM1229523v2, whole genome shotgun sequence, a single window of DNA contains:
- the LOC140978364 gene encoding large ribosomal subunit protein eL19z-like has protein sequence MVSLSLQKRLASSILNCGRNKVWLDPSESIHIATANSRLNVRKLIKDGFILNKPSKIHSRSRARLAMEAKRKGRHSGYGKRKGTKEARLPSKLLWMRKIRVLRRLLHSYRDSEKIDKHLYHDLYMKVKGNMFKNKRLLMESMHKVKSERKVLKAFQDQVMAIKGRKLTDRRE, from the exons ATGGTGTCTCTAAGCCTACAAAAGAGGTTAGCATCGAGTATTCTCAACTGTGGGAGAAACAAAGTGTGGTTAGATCCTAGCGAGTCTATCCATATAGCCACTGCCAATTCTA GATTGAATGTAAGGAAGCTGATAAAAGACGGGTTCATCCTCAATAAACCATCGAAAATCCACTCGAGATCGAGGGCTAGACTAGCTATGGAAGCGAAGAGAAAAGGTAGACACTCGGGATATGGGAAAAGAAAGGGCACAAAAGAAGCAAGGCTACCTTCAAAGCTCTTGTGGATGAGGAAGATACGAGTGTTACGTCGTCTGCTACACAGTTATCGAGATTCCGAAAAAATCGACAAGCATTTGTATCATGATTTGTACATGAAGGTGAAGGGTAATATGTTCAAGAATAAGAGGCTGCTAATGGAAAGCATGCACAAAGTTAAGTCTGAGAGGAAAGTACTGAAAGCATTTCAAGATCAAGTAATGGCTATTAAGGGTCGAAAACTGACCGATCGTCGAGAGTGA
- the LOC140978362 gene encoding zinc finger protein VAR3, chloroplastic, with amino-acid sequence MAATSALFTSFGTTMFRNSRNFSQLRSLKFFLPLSPRFNRYCSSAALLGSNVSAYTADSPSTTSTHPWPEWVKFVDRLKAKGYLNLEAGMSESSGGNDQGVVDYMDINLLKNACLSFARARYDIFKSLSTKDIQTIVESGCPNVFRKSVNSGKRLRAYLELDEGDVCGSCNHRGSCDRAYILLDDSEAAPRTVDIVRMLIFYALDPLFISGEMKPPGRDLIEASAKKLLLELIDLGDTPIDPDISKPVAVTPRQKKQNLDSFDRGSSQNVEMKPGDWVCTKCSFLNFARNTQCLKCKETGPKHVPRDSVEMKKGDWNCPQCSFMNYASKQNCFRCQEPRPPRELKPGDWECPDCDFLNFNRNDVCKRCNLKRPNQDSMTPYGERKWKKPY; translated from the exons ATGGCTGCCACTTCAGCACTATTCACTTCTTTCGGAACCACGATGTTCCGCAATTCCCGAAATTTTTCTCAGTTACGTTCTCTCAAATTCTTCCTTCCTCTTTCCCCGCGTTTCAATCGCTACTGTTCTTCCGCAGCGCTACTCGGTTCAAATGTTTCTGCTTACACTGCGGATTCACCTTCTACAACCTCTACTCACCCATGGCCTGAATGGGTTAAGTTTGTCGACCGATTAAAAGCAAAAGGCTACCTCAATCTTGAAGCTGGCATGTCGGAGAGTAGTGGTGGAAATGATCAAGGAGTAGTTGATTACATGGATATCAACCTGCTTAAGAATGCTTGCTTGAGCTTTGCGCGTGCGCGATATGATATTTTCAA GTCATTGTCGACAAAAGATATTCAGACAATCGTCGAAAGTGGTTGTCCTAATGTTTTTCGGAAGTCAGTTAATTCAGGAAAGAGATTGAGAGCATATTTAGAACTTGACGAAGGAGAT GTATGCGGTTCCTGTAATCACCGTGGATCATGTGATCGAGCATATATTTTGCTAGATGACTCTGAAGCAGCTCCACGTACAGTAGATATAGTTCGTATGCTAATATTTTATGCGTTGGATCCACTTTTTATCTCTGGAGAAATGAAGCCTCCAGGCAGAGACCTTATTGAAGCATCTGCAAAAAAATTGCTGCTAGAGTTGATTGATCTTGGTGATACCCCTATCGACCCTGATATTTCAAAGCCGGTGGCCGTGACTCCTCGACAGAAAAAACAGAATCTCGATTCATTTGACAGAGGAAGTTCACAGAATGTTGAAATGAAACCAGGAGATTGGGTGTGTACCAA ATGCAGTTTTTTGAACTTTGCAAGAAATACACAATGCCTAAAATGCAAAGAGACGGGACCGAAGCACGTTCCTCGTGATAGCGTTGAAATGAAAAAAGGCGATTGGAACTGCCCTCA ATGTTCCTTTATGAATTATGCAAGCAAACAGAATTGCTTTCGCTGCCAAGAGCCTCGTCCGCCAAGGGAGCTGAAACCTGGTGATTGGGAATGCCCTGA TTGCGATTTTTTGAACTTTAATCGAAATGATGTCTGCAAGAGATGTAATCTAAAACGTCCCAACCAAGATTCCATGACTCCATATGGTGAGCGGAAGTGGAAGAAACCTTACTAA
- the LOC140978363 gene encoding thaumatin-like protein produces the protein MDTFRHFIPLVFVTLLALHISVEASGTTMTLHNKCSHTVWPGIQPSAGRQILEKGGGFKLLPNSSYTLELPDGWSGRVWGRHGCFFNSAGRGRCATGDCGGSLFCNGLGGTPPATLAEITLGKEQDFYDVSLVDGYNLAISITPHRGSGKCSYAGCISDLNTRCPMGLQVRSRNKKRVVACKSACYAFNSPRYCCTGSFGSPQSCKPTQYSRIFKAACPKAYSYAYDDPTSIATCTAAAYLLTFCPHL, from the exons ATGGATACATTCAGACATTTCATTCCTTTGGTTTTTGTCACCCTCCTCGCTCTCCACATTTCGG TGGAGGCTTCAGGGACAACAATGACTCTGCACAACAAATGCAGCCACACTGTCTGGCCGGGCATTCAACCGAGTGCCGGAAGACAAATTTTAGAGAAGGGTGGTGGATTTAAGCTGCTGCCTAACAGCTCCTACACTCTCGAGCTCCCAGATGGGTGGTCGGGTCGCGTGTGGGGCCGCCACGGCTGTTTTTTCAACTCGGCCGGCCGCGGCCGCTGCGCCACCGGTGACTGCGGCGGATCCCTGTTCTGTAATGGGCTTGGTGGGACCCCACCGGCTACCCTTGCTGAGATCACCCTCGGGAAAGAACAGGACTTCTACGACGTCAGCCTGGTTGATGGGTATAATCTTGCCATTTCAATAACGCCCCACCGGGGATCAG GGAAATGCAGCTATGCTGGATGCATCAGCGACCTAAACACGAGGTGCCCGATGGGGCTTCAAGTGCGGTCCCGCAACAAGAAGAGAGTGGTGGCGTGCAAGAGCGCGTGCTACGCCTTCAACTCGCCTAGGTATTGCTGCACAGGCAGCTTCGGGAGCCCACAGTCGTGCAAGCCCACCCAGTATTCCAGGATTTTCAAGGCTGCGTGCCCCAAGGCTTACTCTTACGCCTACGATGATCCCACAAGCATCGCCACTTGCACTGCTGCCGCTTACTTGCTCACCTTTTGCCCTCACCTTTAA